A single genomic interval of bacterium harbors:
- a CDS encoding tetratricopeptide repeat protein → MIQKRRLAVFLLIFMSFISLSCIRMANAQTIPKEAKNHNQKGNEYCEKGEFEKGIAEYEKAIKLYPGFTDALYNAGLTYYLDLKDYAKAISYFKRFIQLEGDTADGKQVKKWLTEAGQKLAAAKNTRPKEAAHQAQQAQSAQAKEVPPAKSDQKASSSSQQVAAQVAAPSQQTAVSQGTVMAPQGTAQAAASSAQESAPAPSQAAGQAAEQPPASPVESPAPVESPAAVAAIPPSPALPGQETMPQEAAPQQAAPQEIQPVPAELSQQQAAPAPRTPEEEARAYKEKGNEYNNMGKPEEAVKEYLKALQIYPQYTDALYNIAKTYDFSLKDYANAIRYYQQFLQFESPNSRDAAQVRIWLGRAEEVYQSQTRQAKEQPQSGSQSASQPTAAPALATARVPAVKALNRGKKEGDYYIKEFLPVPADTPAKAKDEARSTETRQAELQSAIISQSPEVAVQPPAPAVVAQSPAAAAIPQSPAQQPAAAVPLPQATQTRPASAGPAAQPSGGREILLETIIPRDVQAADLVPLVMSQMQKEITEILTQAKAQSPEELARLYLSKVQSDILPSGERVSSFRLGGKELADIPYVRILTEAEKQEMEREKWELIRTRKSPARLKEVLTALRDGYRVVPQ, encoded by the coding sequence ATGATACAAAAGAGGCGGCTTGCGGTTTTCCTCTTGATATTTATGAGCTTTATCAGTTTGTCCTGTATCCGGATGGCTAATGCGCAGACCATTCCCAAAGAAGCGAAAAATCATAATCAAAAGGGAAACGAATACTGTGAGAAAGGGGAATTTGAAAAAGGGATTGCCGAATATGAAAAAGCCATCAAGCTGTATCCCGGATTTACCGATGCCCTGTACAATGCAGGTCTGACCTACTACCTGGATTTAAAGGACTATGCCAAGGCAATTTCTTATTTCAAACGGTTCATTCAGCTCGAAGGTGACACTGCCGATGGCAAGCAGGTCAAAAAATGGCTGACTGAGGCCGGACAGAAACTGGCTGCTGCAAAAAATACCCGGCCAAAGGAAGCAGCACATCAAGCGCAGCAGGCCCAATCGGCACAGGCGAAAGAGGTACCCCCGGCGAAGAGCGATCAAAAAGCCTCTTCATCATCCCAGCAGGTAGCGGCTCAGGTGGCAGCTCCGTCTCAGCAGACGGCAGTATCCCAGGGGACAGTGATGGCTCCCCAGGGAACCGCGCAGGCAGCAGCCTCATCCGCTCAGGAGAGCGCACCCGCGCCATCCCAGGCGGCTGGCCAGGCGGCAGAGCAGCCACCGGCATCCCCGGTGGAAAGCCCGGCCCCGGTGGAAAGCCCGGCAGCAGTGGCCGCGATTCCTCCTTCCCCTGCTCTTCCCGGGCAAGAGACAATGCCGCAGGAAGCGGCGCCACAGCAGGCAGCACCCCAGGAGATTCAGCCGGTCCCCGCCGAATTGAGCCAGCAGCAGGCTGCCCCCGCCCCCCGGACACCGGAGGAAGAGGCCCGGGCATATAAAGAGAAGGGGAACGAATACAACAACATGGGGAAACCTGAAGAAGCGGTGAAAGAGTATTTGAAAGCGCTGCAGATTTATCCGCAGTATACGGATGCTTTATATAATATTGCCAAGACCTATGATTTCAGCCTGAAGGATTATGCCAATGCAATCCGCTACTATCAGCAGTTCCTGCAATTCGAATCCCCGAACAGCCGGGATGCGGCCCAGGTGAGGATCTGGCTGGGAAGAGCAGAAGAAGTTTACCAGTCGCAGACCAGGCAGGCCAAAGAGCAGCCGCAAAGCGGCAGCCAGTCTGCATCTCAGCCGACAGCCGCACCTGCCCTGGCGACAGCCAGGGTACCGGCAGTAAAAGCTCTGAACAGGGGAAAGAAAGAGGGAGATTATTATATCAAGGAATTTCTCCCTGTCCCTGCGGATACCCCGGCAAAGGCCAAAGACGAGGCCAGGAGCACTGAAACCCGGCAAGCGGAGCTGCAATCGGCAATTATTTCCCAATCTCCTGAAGTCGCGGTCCAGCCTCCGGCACCGGCAGTTGTTGCCCAGTCTCCGGCAGCGGCGGCCATACCTCAGTCCCCTGCCCAGCAACCGGCAGCCGCTGTTCCTCTGCCGCAGGCAACGCAGACCAGACCGGCTTCCGCAGGCCCGGCGGCCCAGCCATCCGGCGGCCGGGAAATTCTTCTTGAAACCATCATCCCCAGGGATGTCCAGGCCGCTGACCTGGTACCTCTGGTCATGAGCCAGATGCAGAAGGAGATTACCGAGATACTCACCCAGGCCAAAGCGCAATCTCCTGAAGAATTGGCCAGGTTATACCTGTCCAAAGTCCAGAGCGATATTTTACCCTCCGGTGAAAGGGTCTCTTCTTTCCGATTAGGAGGTAAGGAACTGGCTGATATTCCCTATGTCCGCATCCTGACCGAGGCGGAGAAGCAGGAGATGGAAAGGGAAAAATGGGAATTGATCAGGACCAGGAAATCACCGGCCAGGTTGAAGGAGGTACTGACTGCTTTACGTGATGGATACAGAGTTGTTCCCCAATAA
- the mutM gene encoding bifunctional DNA-formamidopyrimidine glycosylase/DNA-(apurinic or apyrimidinic site) lyase, giving the protein MPELPEVETIVQSLRPRILGRKVTDLKIYLPKIIGAAGQGVPENLVGKTLVNAFRWGKNIILEFSKGWYARIHLKMTGQLLVNLPRDPVRKHTHVIFSLDGGELELRYRDIRQFGYIQILTAEEWTKWRDGNFVGPDPLEISFPCFRERLQSRRGKIKAVLLNQAFLRGLGNIYVDETLHHAGIHPETPAARLSTEKIQALYHTMQSVLQDAIRHQGSSIRDYVESSGKQGQYQNQHLVYGRCGLPCRRCSTRIEKIQVAGRSTCFCPRCQRRGG; this is encoded by the coding sequence ATGCCGGAACTGCCGGAGGTCGAAACCATTGTCCAAAGTCTGCGGCCACGCATTCTGGGAAGAAAAGTCACTGACCTGAAAATTTACCTGCCCAAGATCATCGGTGCTGCGGGGCAGGGTGTCCCGGAGAATCTGGTCGGTAAAACCCTGGTCAACGCCTTCCGCTGGGGGAAAAACATCATTCTGGAATTTTCAAAGGGATGGTATGCCCGGATTCATCTGAAAATGACCGGACAACTGCTGGTGAATCTTCCCCGGGATCCTGTCCGCAAGCACACCCATGTCATTTTCTCGCTCGACGGAGGAGAGCTGGAATTACGGTACCGGGACATCCGGCAGTTTGGATACATCCAGATCCTGACTGCTGAAGAATGGACGAAGTGGCGCGATGGCAATTTTGTCGGACCCGATCCTCTGGAAATCTCCTTTCCCTGCTTCCGGGAAAGGCTTCAGTCCAGGAGAGGAAAAATCAAGGCCGTACTGTTGAACCAGGCTTTCCTGCGGGGCCTTGGAAACATTTATGTGGATGAAACCCTGCACCATGCCGGGATCCACCCGGAAACCCCGGCAGCCCGGTTATCCACCGAAAAGATACAAGCTCTCTACCACACCATGCAAAGCGTTCTTCAGGACGCTATCCGGCATCAGGGATCTTCAATCCGCGATTATGTTGAATCATCAGGAAAGCAGGGCCAATATCAAAACCAGCACCTGGTTTATGGCCGGTGTGGCCTCCCGTGCCGTCGATGCAGCACCAGGATAGAGAAAATTCAGGTGGCGGGCCGCAGCACCTGTTTCTGCCCACGGTGTCAGAGGAGAGGGGGGTGA
- a CDS encoding porin produces the protein MGKEYTLRTVFICVLLACALSFAGRARAEKLEIGGTIDVDLFGGKQKNTDTSSDLKLDLFELSIDSELDEHVSAHALVNYEYEGGDEEESYNLVVDEAYLTLSKLVDQPLTIMAGKWYLPFGVFNNHLTTDPLTQDAYEINAPAVSFIFALEEIEGVDVSVTGYSSREARFADPNLAEPENDFGNYMVNASFAPGEFLKMSVYFDSEQGVNDRNDSLGASLSAAYQDSLTFDAEYIKALERDQGRSKDSAYSISGAFKPQPELELVGRFEGYDDGVDGYQDYDPDSLVGVEYRVSAGINYELHEHVTLMSEYRVTEVEDADVSNVKDWTLRLRLEF, from the coding sequence ATGGGAAAAGAATATACCTTGCGTACGGTTTTTATTTGTGTCCTCCTGGCTTGTGCACTGAGCTTTGCTGGTCGGGCGCGGGCTGAGAAACTGGAGATCGGCGGAACCATTGATGTGGACCTGTTCGGGGGAAAGCAAAAGAATACCGATACTTCCAGTGACCTCAAACTGGATTTGTTTGAGCTGTCCATCGACAGTGAGCTCGACGAGCATGTTTCAGCCCATGCTCTGGTTAATTATGAATACGAAGGTGGAGATGAAGAAGAGAGTTACAACCTTGTTGTGGATGAAGCTTACCTGACGTTGTCCAAGCTGGTTGATCAGCCTCTGACCATCATGGCCGGAAAGTGGTACCTTCCCTTTGGAGTATTCAACAATCACCTGACCACAGACCCCCTGACCCAGGATGCCTATGAAATCAATGCCCCGGCAGTGAGTTTTATCTTTGCTCTGGAGGAAATCGAGGGTGTGGATGTTTCCGTGACCGGCTATTCCAGCAGGGAGGCCCGCTTTGCAGATCCTAACCTGGCTGAACCTGAAAACGATTTTGGCAATTATATGGTCAATGCCTCCTTTGCTCCGGGGGAATTCCTCAAAATGAGTGTTTACTTTGATTCAGAGCAGGGAGTGAATGACCGCAACGATTCTCTGGGGGCCAGCCTGTCGGCGGCATATCAGGATAGTCTGACCTTTGATGCCGAATATATCAAGGCACTGGAAAGAGACCAGGGCCGCTCCAAGGATTCGGCCTATTCCATTTCCGGAGCTTTCAAGCCCCAGCCGGAACTGGAGCTGGTCGGCAGGTTTGAAGGATACGATGATGGCGTGGATGGTTACCAGGATTATGATCCTGATTCACTGGTAGGTGTGGAATACCGGGTAAGTGCGGGAATCAATTATGAGCTGCATGAGCATGTCACCCTGATGTCTGAATACCGGGTTACGGAAGTGGAAGATGCGGATGTATCAAACGTCAAGGACTGGACTCTCCGGTTGAGACTCGAATTCTGA
- the bamE gene encoding outer membrane protein assembly factor BamE, with the protein MRELGRHAGKQGGIACRACLILAVSTLATAAGCVTIGRDFPVAAVYQLQKGKTSRAEVDRLFGTPWRTGIDDGMKTWTYAYYRYSLFGSPKTRDLIVRFDDQGIVASYTFNSTYSEDSPESYR; encoded by the coding sequence ATGAGAGAACTCGGAAGACATGCCGGAAAGCAAGGTGGAATTGCCTGCCGTGCCTGCCTTATACTTGCGGTATCAACCCTGGCTACGGCAGCCGGTTGTGTCACTATTGGCCGTGATTTTCCGGTTGCAGCCGTGTATCAGCTCCAAAAAGGAAAGACAAGCCGGGCGGAGGTTGACCGCCTCTTCGGGACTCCGTGGCGTACAGGAATTGATGATGGGATGAAAACCTGGACCTACGCCTACTATCGATATTCCCTGTTCGGAAGTCCAAAGACACGCGACCTTATCGTACGATTTGATGACCAGGGCATTGTGGCTTCCTATACCTTCAATTCGACTTATTCGGAGGATTCACCGGAATCATACCGGTGA
- the ftsH gene encoding ATP-dependent zinc metalloprotease FtsH: MEGKRGPSVSGVPGWWSTLVWPLVLLILIVYFLGVYSTREAGVISYSDFKKNVSQGKVSEITFKGREITGTLKGPQQPHERGQYFKTIMPAVDDPELLELLEKNNVIIKAESGNNAWFTTLLLAFLPWILIIGLLVYSTRKMGDRLGGAGGGPFAFGKSRARLYTRSDVRITFQDVAGLSSAKKELQEIVDFLKRPSKYQMLGGELPKGILLVGPPGTGKTLVARATAGEAGVPFFSISGSEFVEMFVGVGAARVRDMFNRAKKEAPSIIFIDEMDSIGRVRGTGLGGGHDEREQTLNQILSEMDGFAPHESVIVMAATNRPDVLDPALVRPGRFDRHITLELPQRKARHEILQIHTRKMPLTQDVNLDNLAGRTAGFSGADLKNLVNEAALLAARKDKVAIDTGDFDQARDKIIMGVKRDEMVSDKERKIIAYHEAGHALLARLLPGADPLEKVTIIPRGQSLGATEQTPKEDHYNLSRSYLLNRIAIMLGGRVAEKLVFQDITSGAADDLKESTRLARRMVSQWGMSDKLGPITFSRGEPHPFLGRELTELKDFSEITARLIDEEIQRIVQDMEKKAEAVLHANRDKLDTLAQGLLEHESLSNEEVDQLLGFIGP, encoded by the coding sequence ATGGAAGGAAAAAGGGGACCTTCGGTGTCAGGGGTACCGGGCTGGTGGAGCACCCTTGTGTGGCCGCTTGTCCTTCTTATCCTGATTGTATATTTCCTGGGTGTCTACAGTACCAGAGAAGCCGGGGTAATATCCTACTCTGATTTCAAAAAGAACGTGAGTCAGGGGAAGGTATCGGAAATAACCTTCAAGGGCAGGGAAATAACCGGGACGCTTAAAGGGCCACAGCAGCCTCATGAGAGGGGACAGTATTTCAAAACCATCATGCCTGCTGTCGATGACCCTGAGCTCCTGGAGCTTCTTGAAAAAAATAACGTTATCATCAAAGCCGAATCGGGAAACAATGCCTGGTTCACTACTCTCCTCCTCGCTTTCCTTCCCTGGATCCTGATCATCGGTCTTTTGGTTTATAGCACCAGGAAAATGGGGGACCGGCTGGGCGGGGCAGGGGGAGGGCCGTTTGCATTCGGCAAATCCAGGGCCAGGCTCTACACCAGGTCGGATGTCAGGATTACTTTCCAGGATGTGGCCGGGCTCTCCAGTGCCAAAAAAGAGCTTCAGGAAATCGTTGACTTTCTGAAAAGGCCATCAAAATACCAGATGCTGGGTGGTGAGCTGCCAAAGGGTATCCTGCTGGTAGGACCTCCGGGAACGGGAAAGACATTGGTGGCACGGGCTACTGCCGGAGAGGCGGGGGTCCCTTTTTTCAGTATCAGCGGCTCCGAGTTTGTCGAGATGTTTGTCGGCGTCGGCGCAGCCAGAGTGAGGGATATGTTCAATAGAGCCAAAAAAGAAGCCCCTTCGATCATTTTCATCGATGAGATGGACTCCATCGGCCGCGTCCGGGGCACCGGGCTGGGAGGGGGCCATGATGAGCGGGAGCAGACCCTGAATCAGATCCTCTCCGAGATGGACGGCTTTGCCCCTCATGAATCCGTGATCGTCATGGCGGCCACGAACCGGCCTGATGTCCTCGATCCCGCCCTGGTCAGGCCCGGACGGTTCGATCGCCACATCACCCTTGAGCTTCCCCAGAGGAAAGCCCGTCATGAAATCCTGCAAATCCATACCCGGAAAATGCCGCTCACTCAGGATGTGAACCTGGACAACCTGGCTGGCAGGACAGCGGGATTTTCCGGAGCGGACCTGAAAAACCTGGTCAATGAAGCTGCCCTTTTGGCCGCCCGTAAGGATAAGGTGGCGATCGATACCGGGGACTTTGACCAGGCCAGGGATAAAATCATCATGGGTGTCAAGCGGGATGAGATGGTCAGCGATAAGGAAAGAAAAATAATCGCTTATCATGAGGCTGGCCATGCCCTGCTGGCCAGGCTCCTGCCAGGGGCGGACCCCCTGGAAAAAGTAACCATTATCCCCCGCGGCCAATCTCTGGGAGCAACCGAGCAAACTCCCAAAGAAGACCACTACAACCTGAGCCGCTCGTACCTGCTCAACCGCATAGCCATTATGCTGGGAGGAAGAGTGGCCGAAAAGCTCGTCTTTCAGGATATCACCTCCGGAGCAGCCGACGATCTGAAAGAGTCCACCCGGCTGGCGCGGCGCATGGTTTCCCAGTGGGGAATGAGCGATAAGCTTGGCCCCATTACCTTCTCACGGGGTGAGCCCCATCCGTTTCTGGGCCGGGAGCTTACCGAGCTGAAGGATTTCAGTGAGATCACCGCCCGGCTGATCGATGAGGAAATACAAAGGATTGTCCAGGATATGGAAAAGAAGGCGGAAGCGGTCCTGCATGCAAACCGCGACAAACTGGATACCCTGGCTCAAGGCTTGCTGGAGCATGAGAGCCTGTCAAATGAGGAAGTCGATCAACTGCTGGGATTCATCGGGCCGTGA
- a CDS encoding Hsp20/alpha crystallin family protein: MAPELARRRGREMMARPMSSLFPSIREQMDRISRMFDELFGMEEMGPMAMWSPPLDISETNDKVIVTADLPGIKPDNLEISVSENMLTMRGEKEEEREEEGKYSFCRERRYGSFSRSIELPTDVNSDKVNATYRNGVLKIEMQKLPERARKKIAVRSE, translated from the coding sequence ATGGCACCTGAATTAGCCAGACGGCGTGGCAGGGAAATGATGGCTCGACCGATGTCCTCGCTCTTTCCTTCAATACGTGAGCAGATGGACAGGATAAGCAGAATGTTTGATGAGCTTTTCGGGATGGAGGAGATGGGTCCAATGGCCATGTGGAGTCCTCCGCTCGATATATCTGAAACCAATGATAAGGTCATAGTCACGGCAGACCTGCCGGGGATCAAACCCGATAACCTGGAAATTTCCGTATCGGAAAACATGCTCACCATGCGGGGAGAGAAAGAGGAGGAAAGAGAAGAGGAAGGAAAATACTCTTTCTGCCGTGAACGCAGATACGGATCGTTCAGCCGGAGTATAGAGCTTCCTACTGATGTGAACAGTGACAAGGTTAATGCTACATATCGTAACGGAGTGCTGAAAATTGAAATGCAGAAATTACCCGAACGGGCACGCAAAAAAATAGCCGTAAGATCCGAATAG
- a CDS encoding 4Fe-4S binding protein produces the protein MKVKRKIIEINDELCNGCGQCVPSCAEGAIQIIDGKARLVAEKYCDGLGACLGECPTGALKITERMADDFDAASVQEYLNHQESREAHQVKAGETRQPRQEASLACGCPSTHLESFGQSGSGPGDSHPACQCADTASGLSHWPVQIRLVPPSAPFLKEADLLVTADCAAVAYPDLHRDFLSGRAVLMGCPKFDQAEEYIRKFTAIFQTAKIKRITILMMEVPCCSGLSIIVERGLAAAGVTIPVERIRVSSRGEILDRKASAD, from the coding sequence ATGAAAGTAAAACGAAAAATTATTGAAATCAACGACGAGCTTTGTAACGGCTGCGGCCAGTGCGTGCCTTCGTGCGCGGAAGGAGCCATTCAGATTATTGACGGCAAGGCCCGGCTGGTAGCTGAAAAGTACTGTGACGGACTGGGGGCCTGTCTTGGAGAGTGTCCCACTGGAGCACTGAAGATCACCGAACGAATGGCCGATGACTTCGACGCGGCATCTGTCCAGGAGTATCTGAACCACCAGGAGAGCCGGGAGGCCCATCAGGTGAAAGCCGGAGAAACCCGACAGCCCCGGCAGGAGGCGTCTCTGGCCTGCGGGTGCCCTTCTACCCATCTTGAGAGCTTCGGGCAGTCAGGATCCGGCCCCGGGGACAGTCATCCGGCCTGCCAGTGTGCAGATACCGCTTCAGGCCTTTCCCACTGGCCTGTTCAGATCAGGCTGGTGCCGCCGAGCGCTCCCTTTCTCAAGGAAGCGGATCTTCTGGTAACTGCTGACTGTGCAGCCGTTGCCTATCCCGATCTCCATCGTGACTTTTTATCCGGCAGAGCTGTTCTGATGGGATGTCCCAAATTCGACCAGGCTGAAGAGTATATCAGGAAATTTACCGCCATCTTTCAAACCGCCAAAATCAAGCGGATCACCATCCTGATGATGGAAGTTCCCTGCTGCAGCGGACTGTCCATAATTGTTGAAAGGGGTCTGGCTGCCGCAGGTGTTACTATCCCGGTTGAGAGAATAAGGGTGAGCAGCCGGGGAGAAATTCTCGACCGAAAAGCTTCGGCGGACTAA
- a CDS encoding HD domain-containing protein — protein sequence MRCPGQDTRFWKPDAIFEVKCPGCGQAIEFFKDESKRRCKHCGHEMLNPRMDFGCAAYCRFARECLGDPDRVTHKDDLLKSRVAVAMKSYFQKDFRRIGHATKVARYAERIARQTGADMAVVLSAAYLHDIGIKEAERKYNSTDARYQEEEGPPIARNILAGCGASQELIDEVADIVGHHHHPRAEETANFKAVYDADLITNLEEEETGETARGKEKISAIIDRAFLTESGRELARSILL from the coding sequence ATGAGATGTCCGGGTCAGGATACCCGCTTCTGGAAGCCCGATGCCATATTTGAAGTCAAATGTCCGGGGTGCGGGCAGGCCATAGAGTTTTTCAAAGACGAATCCAAAAGGCGCTGCAAGCACTGCGGACATGAGATGCTCAACCCCCGGATGGATTTCGGGTGTGCGGCCTATTGCCGGTTTGCCAGGGAGTGTCTGGGAGATCCGGACAGGGTCACTCACAAGGATGACCTCCTCAAATCCCGCGTGGCTGTGGCCATGAAGAGCTATTTTCAAAAGGACTTCAGGCGGATCGGTCATGCGACCAAAGTGGCCCGGTACGCTGAGCGAATCGCCCGGCAGACTGGCGCGGATATGGCTGTGGTTCTTTCAGCCGCCTATCTGCACGATATCGGCATCAAAGAGGCCGAGCGCAAGTATAACAGTACCGATGCCCGCTATCAGGAGGAGGAAGGGCCGCCAATCGCCAGGAACATCCTGGCCGGCTGTGGGGCCAGTCAGGAACTGATCGATGAGGTAGCCGACATTGTCGGCCACCACCATCACCCCAGGGCTGAAGAGACGGCGAATTTCAAGGCCGTATACGATGCCGATCTCATCACCAACCTGGAGGAGGAAGAGACCGGAGAGACTGCCAGGGGCAAAGAGAAGATATCAGCCATCATCGACCGGGCATTTCTGACCGAGAGCGGCCGTGAGTTGGCCAGGAGCATACTCCTTTGA
- the hcp gene encoding hydroxylamine reductase, with the protein MFCYQCEQTARGEGCTVTGVCGKQPDVAALQDLLLYALKGLSIFAAASRESGRRGPQDLMSQVNIFTARALFATLTNVNFDPQRFVEFIHRCVELREELKSSLAAAGGDKPVIQSEGAAVFSPEFSLPGLIRQGEAVGIKSDPTIPPDILSLQQTLILGLKGVAAYATHAHDLGQEDDTVYAFIHKGLAATLKRDLSLNDWVGLVLQCGQINLRVMELLDAGNTGTYGHPVPTVVPLGARKGKAILVSGHDLRDLEEILKQSEGKGITVYTHGEMLPAHGYPGLKKYSHFYGHYGTAWQNQTKEFPQFPGAILMTTNCLQKPKESYQANIFTCGEVGWPGVTHIAGRNFAPVIEKALSLPGFAGDSTDSRPVMAGFARNAVLSVADQVIGAVKSKALRHIFLVGGCDGAKPGRSYYTELVEKIPRDCLVLTLACGKFRFFDKDLGRIGNIPRLLDIGQCNDAYSAIQIALALAQAFNCGVNDLPLSLVLSWYEQKAVAILLTLFSLGIRDIRLGPSLPAFVSPAVLDVLVSNFNIKPITTPDEDLRAILG; encoded by the coding sequence ATGTTTTGTTATCAATGCGAACAGACAGCCAGAGGAGAAGGATGCACGGTAACGGGTGTTTGCGGCAAACAGCCGGATGTGGCAGCGCTCCAGGATCTTCTCCTGTATGCCCTGAAGGGGCTTTCGATTTTTGCCGCAGCCAGCCGGGAATCGGGCAGGCGCGGTCCGCAGGACCTGATGTCTCAGGTAAATATCTTTACTGCCAGGGCTCTTTTTGCTACCCTGACCAATGTCAATTTCGATCCGCAAAGGTTCGTCGAATTCATACACCGCTGCGTCGAGTTGAGAGAGGAGTTAAAAAGCAGTCTGGCGGCGGCAGGCGGCGACAAGCCTGTCATTCAGAGCGAAGGGGCAGCCGTTTTCAGCCCTGAGTTTAGCCTGCCGGGCCTGATCAGACAGGGGGAGGCTGTGGGGATCAAGTCTGACCCAACCATTCCGCCGGATATTCTCTCTCTCCAGCAGACCCTGATTCTCGGCCTGAAAGGGGTGGCTGCCTATGCCACGCATGCTCATGATCTGGGTCAGGAGGATGATACGGTCTATGCTTTTATCCATAAAGGCCTGGCCGCTACCCTGAAGCGGGATCTATCCCTGAATGACTGGGTCGGGCTCGTTCTCCAGTGCGGCCAGATCAATCTGCGGGTCATGGAACTGCTCGATGCAGGCAATACCGGCACCTACGGTCATCCGGTGCCGACCGTCGTTCCGCTTGGGGCCAGAAAGGGAAAAGCCATCCTGGTCTCAGGCCATGACCTCAGGGACCTCGAAGAGATATTGAAGCAAAGCGAGGGCAAGGGCATCACGGTTTACACTCACGGCGAGATGCTGCCTGCTCACGGCTATCCGGGGTTGAAAAAATACTCCCACTTTTATGGCCATTACGGGACAGCCTGGCAAAACCAGACTAAAGAGTTCCCTCAGTTCCCCGGAGCAATCCTGATGACCACCAACTGCCTGCAAAAACCGAAAGAGTCGTATCAGGCCAATATCTTCACCTGCGGTGAAGTGGGCTGGCCCGGAGTAACCCATATTGCCGGCCGCAATTTTGCCCCTGTGATCGAAAAAGCCCTCAGCCTGCCCGGCTTTGCCGGGGACAGCACGGACAGCCGCCCGGTCATGGCGGGTTTTGCCCGCAACGCTGTCCTGTCGGTAGCTGACCAGGTGATCGGGGCGGTCAAGAGCAAGGCCCTTCGCCACATCTTCCTGGTCGGAGGCTGCGATGGAGCAAAACCTGGCCGCAGCTACTACACCGAGCTGGTCGAAAAGATACCTCGTGACTGCCTGGTCCTGACGCTGGCCTGCGGCAAGTTCCGCTTTTTCGATAAGGATCTTGGCCGGATCGGCAATATTCCGAGGCTCCTGGACATTGGTCAGTGCAACGATGCCTACTCGGCCATCCAGATCGCTCTGGCACTGGCTCAGGCATTTAACTGCGGAGTCAATGACCTGCCGCTTTCCCTGGTCCTCTCCTGGTATGAGCAGAAGGCTGTAGCCATCCTGCTTACCCTGTTTTCTCTCGGCATCAGGGACATTCGGCTGGGACCAAGCCTTCCGGCTTTCGTCAGTCCAGCGGTACTCGATGTTCTGGTCAGCAATTTCAATATCAAGCCGATCACCACACCCGATGAAGACCTGCGGGCCATTCTGGGATAG
- a CDS encoding cupin domain-containing protein — protein sequence MIKSIRPDQAPVAKTPHGVDIRRLLDTEHAQVMHIRLLPGEELKRHLTPVDVFFYILEGSGLVEIGEEQARVSADTLIESPANIAHRLINDSQAVFRFLVVKTPRPTKATQIL from the coding sequence ATGATCAAGAGCATCAGGCCGGATCAGGCTCCGGTGGCAAAGACTCCCCACGGAGTGGATATTCGCAGGCTGCTCGATACCGAGCATGCCCAGGTCATGCACATCAGACTCCTGCCCGGTGAGGAGCTTAAAAGGCACCTTACCCCCGTGGATGTATTCTTCTATATTCTTGAAGGCAGCGGCCTGGTCGAGATCGGCGAGGAACAGGCCAGAGTATCGGCGGATACCCTCATTGAAAGCCCGGCCAATATTGCGCACCGGCTGATCAATGACAGCCAGGCGGTATTCCGGTTTCTGGTGGTCAAAACACCGCGACCAACCAAGGCGACTCAGATACTGTAA